One window of Dermacentor andersoni chromosome 7, qqDerAnde1_hic_scaffold, whole genome shotgun sequence genomic DNA carries:
- the LOC126534231 gene encoding uncharacterized protein encodes MALSRGGPGSEEDMSRSIEQMSEPAEVQRYFGDECGDDDYGGGGGGGGGDSYDGNNNGRYDCRGDFIASGAGAFRGNFGPPRMPFRGRVTRPFGPRGGYGRGPPFRGRGPRFGRPPFRPPARGGWPVSPRCNRGGPAPPRRPFSRGGTPQPARPPRFPRVRGGCSDRARGFRGGFGDNGGVSHDRTWHSYRRDGVGGGPDYSPEPPQRPQCRTRSRSVGPPPREVDWRAQRSQGARDNCYREGGRELHSFSSARDIEGRGRTHCSRDSVRGTTSRIRSRSVVEEMTQRIAARVASEARLREGTRDTTTATRSASRASTEAQAERMREGDRWMKRQDVLPASSVHHAQTKTQTVSIKPAIRKVKASAEPAVDYTEVIALGATDKGQQSAAARRTECIRDVCKRRVSMTKLPALDKWAPKEKKKAVKNINLQIADRSCLSRSSEDASGDAEVRRDPHPATSTSGPDRVDDGQEFRRSTPEVNSSWTLLASPDSTTDRWTEQAVGENMPSQIMSTADLTETADVALTVRELRERSESSEEVECPEIGVYEEVVHAQDDDVASEDLQEISDTAAFVESAGTLNCESGPDTESESGCTDDESEDAQLVGSDQTEEAAEVISASLPASAENTDQRSTGTSGAYSTASMPLIVSAVGAADSLWSRSCDQTSNGQDSDCNAPEESPRGNGPTEQAFVSSQRTEPVVRDACTDACSATYYVDCEQETASYLSTLTDACSTTNCVDWEWDTASNTSTLNGSGADYVIPVSESFPAAAVARQSLEVPGPSTTPTGPWRSAAQEHQTPPREPGPLDAAATCDASVSATEGALFELNAFAALAVHDFLGDEVAKKQTLAWYATARRTNTKQACTHEMLKLLLTAANSTCAKRENLSKALRRLARFQLTLQHSSPCTSPTAQERDDLADDTDA; translated from the coding sequence GTACGACTGCAGAGGCGACTTCATCGCAAGCGGCGCCGGAGCCTTCCGGGGGAACTTCGGGCCACCCCGAATGCCCTTCCGGGGTCGTGTGACGAGGCCGTTTGGACCGAGAGGCGGCTACGGACgcggcccgccgtttcgcggacGCGGACCTCGGTTCGGTCGCCCTCCCTTCCGGCCTCCAGCGCGCGGTGGTTGGCCCGTGTCGCCGCGGTGCAACCGCGGAGGCCCAGCGCCACCACGCAGGCCTTTCTCTAGAGGCGGCACTCCTCAGCCGGCGAGACCGCCGAGGTTTCCTCGCGTACGAGGAGGCTGTTCTGACCGAGCTCGAGGCTTCCGCGGAGGCTTCGGAGACAATGGCGGCGTGTCGCACGACCGTACGTGGCACAGCTATCGCCGAGACGGAGTCGGCGGCGGACCTGACTATTCGCCGGAGCCACCGCAACGCCCGCAGTGTAGAACGCGCAGTCGTTCGGTTGGACCGCCGCCGCGGGAAGTGGACTGGAGAGCGCAGCGGTCGCAAGGGGCCAGAGATAACTGTTACCGCGAAGGCGGCAGGGAGTTGCATAGTTTCTCCAGTGCCAGGGACATCGAGGGCCGTGGAAGAACGCACTGCTCGCGAGATTCGGTGAGGGGGACGACGTCCAGGATACGGTCACGGAGCGTCGTCGAGGAGATGACGCAACGCATTGCCGCCAGGGTCGCGAGCGAAGCTAGGCTCAGGGAGGGGACACGTGACACGACTACAGCAACGAGGAGCGCATCACGAGCCAGCACCGAGGCGCAAGCTGAGCGGATGCGGGAAGGTGACCGCTGGATGAAACGCCAGGATGTGTTACCTGCGTCTTCTGTACACCACGCTCAGACGAAAACGCAGACCGTTTCAATTAAGCCCGCTATTCGCAAAGTGAAGGCAAGTGCGGAACCTGCTGTTGACTACACGGAGGTCATAGCTCTTGGAGCGACGGATAAAGGACAGCAAAGCGCTGCTGCACGCAGAACTGAATGCATCAGGGACGTCTGTAAGAGACGAGTCTCGATGACGAAATTACCTGCGCTCGACAAATGGGCACcgaaggagaaaaagaaggcagtgAAAAATATAAATCTCCAGATTGCAGATCGTTCATGTTTGTCGCGCAGCAGTGAAGATGCCAGTGGCGATGCTGAAGTGCGAAGGGATCCTCATCCTGCGACAAGCACTTCGGGACCCGATCGTGTGGATGACGGGCAGGAATTTCGACGATCCACACCTGAAGTCAATTCGTCATGGACGCTGCTGGCAAGTCCTGACAGTACCACAGACCGTTGGACGGAGCAGGCAGTCGGCGAAAACATGCCTTCTCAAATTATGAGCACTGCAGACCTTACAGAAACCGCCGATGTCGCTTTGACTGTTCGGGAATTGCGTGAAAGGTCCGAGTCTAGCGAAGAAGTCGAGTGTCCCGAGATCGGCGTCTACGAGGAAGTCGTTCACGCGCAGGATGACGACGTGGCTTCTGAAGACTTGCAAGAAATCTCCGACACCGCTGCATTTGTTGAGTCAGCTGGGACCTTGAATTGCGAATCTGGCCCTGACACTGAATCTGAGAGTGGTTGTACAGATGATGAAAGTGAGGATGCTCAACTCGTCGGCAGCGATCAGACAGAAGAAGCAGCTGAGGTTATCAGTGCTAGCCTGCCTGCATCAGCAGAAAATACGGACCAACGTTCGACGGGCACCAGTGGAGCTTATTCCACAGCGTCGATGCCTTTGATAGTAAGCGCGGTCGGCGCCGCGGATAGCCTGTGGTCGCGGTCGTGCGACCAGACATCGAATGGACAGGACAGTGATTGCAATGCTCCGGAAGAGTCACCGCGAGGAAATGGCCCCACCGAGCAAGCTTTCGTCTCGTCGCAACGCACCGAACCTGTTGTGCGGGACGCTTGCACGGATGCTTGTTCCGCCACGTACTACGTTGATTGCGAACAGGAGACCGCGTCTTACCTGTCGACGTTGACCGACGCTTGTTCCACCACGAACTGCGTTGATTGGGAATGGGACACCGCATCCAACACGTCGACGTTGAACGGCAGTGGCGCCGACTATGTCATTCCAGTGTCCGAGAGCTTCCCCGCCGCAGCTGTCGCACGCCAGAGCCTGGAAGTGCCTGGTCCTTCGACGACCCCCACCGGACCATGGCGAAGTGCGGCGCAGGAGCACCAGACGCCGCCACGGGAACCCGGCCCTCTAGACGCTGCCGCCACCTGCGACGCTTCCGTGAGCGCTACCGAGGGCGCCCTGTTCGAGCTGAATGCGTTCGCGGCGCTGGCTGTCCACGACTTCTTGGGAGACGAGGTCGCCAAGAAGCAGACACTCGCTTGGTACGCCACGGCCAGGCGCACCAACACGAAGCAGGCGTGCACCCATGAGATGCTGAAATTGCTCTTGACCGCGGCGAATAGCACGTGTGCTAAGCGGGAAAACCTGTCGAAGGCTCTGCGTAGGCTCGCGCGGTTTCAGTTGACCTTGCAGCATTCGAGTCCATGCACGAGCCCCACGGCGCAAGAGCGGGATGACCTGGCCGATGATACGGATGCCTAG